In Oscillospiraceae bacterium, the DNA window AACCTGTCGCTGCATGCCCACCAAAATGCTGCCGTCGGTGAGGTCAATGGCCTTTGTAACCACCATCATCGCCATATTCCGTCCGAAAACCACGCCTTTCATATAATGATTTTCGTCGTAAGCGCCGTCCTCGTCCGAACCGCTTTGGATCATAAAGTGTTTCTCCGACCAAGTGCGTCCGCAGTCGTCGGAGATCCGATAGTAGGGTTTGCGGCAGCGCCAGGTGCTGTCGATGCTGTCGTTGTCCCAATAAAGTTCGTTGCCGAAATAAAAGACCTTTCCGGTTCTGGGGTCTTTGTAAAGCGCGCCGTAGCCGTCGCGGCGCATGCCGCCGTCATAGGCATGGCAGTGTTCGAATTCGCCCTGCTTGTTCCAGGTCTCGCCGTTGTCGGGCGAACGCCAGAGCGCCGAATATTTGACGCCGTCGGATTTTTCCATGCAGTCGGCGGACAGCAACAGTTCGCCGTTGCAAGAAACGGTTGACGGGCCGAGCCAGAAGCCCGGGCCGATTTCGTTTAGAAATGCAGGTTTTTTTGATTTTAAAAACATAAAATATCACCTTTTTGCGGGCGGATAATATCCGCCCCTACAGTTTTGCCTGTTGTAATCTTATTGCGTCGCTGATGCGCAGCAGGCCGTCGTAAAATTTGAGGTTGTTGATACAAGTGCCGGTTTCAAGCGTCTCTTTGCCGTTGATGTCCTGCGTATATTGATTGAATCTGCCGAAGCCGAACATCCGGTCATCGGGCATGCACAACAAACCATCGATGACGAATTCGATCACATGCGGGCCGCCGTCCACGATGATCGCGACATTGTGAGACATTCCCGGTTTTAAAATATTCTTTTCGGAATCGAAACGGGAAATGCAATGGCCGTCACCCATCGTGAATTCGATGCGGGTCGTTGCGCTGTTATAAACCGCTTTCAGCCCTTTGCCGGTATCGTCCATGTTTGAGAAAAGAATCTCGTCCTTTTCGGGAACCGTGAAATCGAAACGGAGCGCAAAGGCGACCTCGTTGTTCTGGGTACCGAAGCTGTCGGAAAAATGTGCGCGTTCACCGAGCGGTTTGATCGGTGGCAGAGATTTTTCGACGGGGATTCCGGTATCCGCCGGAACGTCGTCTTCAAACTGCGCCCAAAGCCCTTCAATCAGGGATTTATCGATTTTGTGCAGGCGGGCGAAATATTTCTGGGTCTCAGAGATGTAATACTCGCTTTCCCCACTTTCGACCGGAATGTCTTCGATCATATCGGGATAACTGATGATGGAGTGGATATCCTCGTCGTAGAGCAAAATTTCGGGTTGGGAAAACTTTAGGCGCATGCCGTCCTCGGCTTTGTATTCGACCGCACCCGAAATCCAGACCGGGTTGCGGTTGCTGTAATCGTCATAGCGGTTGTTGTGGAACCAGTACAGGTATTTGCCGTTTTTGCATTTCCACACAAAATTGGCCGCGCGCGGGTGGTGGATAAACCGGCCGTCGGCATACCGCATACGCTCGGGTTCGGTGAAGGTGTGTCCGCCGTCGTGGCTGTAGGCGCAGTAGGAATAGGATGAGACGGTGCGGAAAACCACAAAAATCGTGCCGTCGGAAAGCACCACGTAGCTGTGTTCCTCGGAGACATGGCTGACATCGCGCGGGGTGCGGATGCCGACATCACCGTCGGGCAGGGTCTCCCAAGTCAGCTTTTCGGGGTCTTTTTCGGTTTCGAGATTGGCGGAAAAGAGCAAAACGCCTTCGGTGTTCGTGAAGGCCTGATAGCCGTTGCGTCCGATTTTGTAAAGAGATACGGCTACACCGCCATGTGTGATAAACGGCTTGCCGACATTCCAAAACAGCATGATATCGCCGCCGTAATGGTTGGCGTAGTCCACCGCGAACTTGCGGATCGGGATTTCATAAAATTTGTCCGACCAGGTCTTGCCGCAGTCGTCGCTGTATTTGAAGACGAAATAGCCCTGCGAATCGGCGCGTGCCCATGTTCCGCCGGGAAAAGGCGGATCATCGGCCAGAACATATCGCAAATTGTCTTTATTGTAGTTATAAAAGCAATAGACCCTGCCGTAGGCGGTCAGGTGCATGACGGCATAAGAGGACTCGGGGTTGTCGGCGCTTTCGACATCCGCGACGTCAATCCAGGTCTTTCCGCGGTCAAAACTGCGGGCGGTGACGACGTGCTGGCCGTTTTGACCCTCGTGTCCTTTTCCGGTCGTGATGCACATCAGCCACGCGCCGTCGGGCATTTTTAAAAGATACGGCTGGTCGCTGTAACCCTCGCGCGGTATCTCGAAACCGTTCTTGATGTTGCGTGAATCCATGGAGATCCTCCCGTTTGCATTCGTTTCACTCATTGTAACAGACAGTGGTGTTTTAGGCAAGCGGAAAAGACAATAACTTTAAGCAATCGGCTTGCCATTCGGCGGCGGCGGGATTATAATGGAGATCGAATTTTCATTTGCGGTAAGGGAGTTTTTAAATGTCGATCATTGAAAAAGGCGGGTTGGTTCCCGAACACAAAAAAATCGTATTTCTGGGAGACAGCATTACCGACGACGGCCGGTATATCGCGCATATCGATTATTACCTGAAAAAACATCTGCCCGATCATATCATCGAGCTGATTAATTTGGGCCTGAACAGCGAGACCGCTTCCGGCCTGTCCGAACCGGATCACCCGTTTCCGAGGCCCTGTATTTTTGACCGCATCGACCGCGCACTGGAGATGACCAAACCCGACTGGGTGGTCGTCTGCTACGGTATCAATGACGGGATTTATTACCCCTATTCCGAAGAGCGGATGGCGGCATATCAACACGGAATCCTCAATTTAATCAAAAAAATCAAAGCCCGTGGCGCAAAGGTTATTGTGATGACGCCGCCTATTTTGGACGTCGTCTCGTTCGGCGGGCCGCTGCTCGACGAAAACGCCGAAAAATTCAGCTGGGCGCAGGCCTATCGCAACTATAACGACGTGATGAAGCAATATGCCGACTGGGTGATGACCGATCTGCGCGGCGTTGCGGACCGGGTTGTCAACATCTACGGCGCGATGACTGCAGAGTATTCGGCAAAGCGGAAAGATGATCCCGATTTAAAAATGGGCGACGGTATTCATCCCGATCTCTGGGGTCACTGGGTCATCGCCAAATGCCTGTTAGGCGAGTTATTCCGCCTCTATCCGGAATATGAGCCGGCGTATATCAAAGAGGAGACACCCGCTTTTGGGCTGGTTTTGAAACGGCATCGGCTGATGAGCGCTTCTTGGAAAGAGGGGGTCGGGCATCCTCATCCCGATAAAGCGAAAAACGCGCTGCCGCTCGATGAGGCCAAAGCCGCCGCCGCAGAACTGGATAAGGAAATCCGCAAGGCAATTATCAATGAAGAAAACGACGACCGGGTCGAGGATTGGAACGGCTGTGTGTGCCGCCGTTTCTATTATAACGGCAGGGTCTGCACCTATATCGAGCCGAAACAATTTGCCCCGGGCAGGCCATGGGTATGGCGCACCGAATTTCTGCACGCGTTTGAGAGCGTTGATGTCGAGTTGGTCCGGCGGGGCTGGGCGCTCTGCTATTATCGGGTCAGCAATCTGTACGGCTGCCCGGAGAGCGTCGAGTTGATGAAGGGCTTTCACGACGAGATGGTCAAGCGGTTCGGATTATCGAAAACCGCGGTGCCGTTCGGATTCAGCAGAGGCGGGCTGTATGCGGTCAATTACGCCGCTGCCTATCCGCAGGATGTCGAGGCGGTTTATATCGACGCGCCGGTGTTGGATTTAAAAAGCTGGCCGGGCGGAATGGGCAGCGGGAACAGCTCCCCATATGAACTCATAGATTGCATGGACGTTTACGGGCTTGACGAAACCGGCTTCAGGCAGTTTTCGCAAAATCCGCTGGACAAGGCGGCAGTGTTGGCAAAGGCGGGCATCCCGATCGCTCTGGTCACAGGCGATGCGGACATGTCGGTTCCTTATGACGAAAACGGGAAACTTTTTGATGAGAAATACCGACAAGCGGGCGGAAAAATATTGACCATCGTCAAACCGGGCTGCGCCCATCATCCCCACAGTTTGGAAGATCCCGCACCGGTGGTTGACTTTTTGCTCAAGGAGACGGGAAGAAATTGACCTTTTCGGGGTATCATTTATGGCTTTTGTGTCGGCGAGATTCTTCGCTGCGCTCAGAATGACAGATATTTTTAATCACTCAGCGGCGCATCGTCAAATGCGCCGCTTTTCTTTGCGTATGCTGTTGAAGGAGTCCTATAGGTATGTTATAATTTTAAAATCAAGGGAAAAGGCAGGTAATTATGATGAAGTGGTGGGAAGACGAGCCCAGATTAATCTCGGCGGTGCAGTGCAACTACGGCGCGGATGACAACTGGCTGTTTGACGAATATGTTTCGAAATCCGGATTCAACACCGAACAATTGTTGCATCTGTTCGCGGAGGGCAGCATCTCGTTTTACGACGAGAAAAAGCACGGTAAAAAACTGGACGTATACTTAAAAAAAGCCCATGCCAAGGGCATTCGGGAGATCGTCTATTACAACACCCACTGCCTGAAGCGCGAAATGATGGCCGAACATCCCGATTGGATGCAGCTGCTCAAAGACGGCAAACCGATGCTGGCCTACAACATCTATGCGTTCAGCTGCGTCAACAGCCCATGGTTCGACGATTTCGCCAAGAACATCGCCGATCTGTGCCGCCACGATATCGACGGGCTGTTTTTGGACGGGCCGGTCATGCGCGAAGACGGCTGCTATTGCCCTGTCTGTCAGCGGATATTTCAAGAGAAATTCGGTAAAACCGTCGCAGAGGGTACCTATTTGGAACATTTACAGATGCGCATCGATTCGGTGACCGAATTTGTGAGAAAAACCTATGAAATCGTCAAATCGGTCAACCCGAATGTTTTATTGTATCTCAACAACTCCGCGCTGCGCAGGGATTATTTCGGGTGCAGCATTCGCAGGGTTGAGCCGTATCTGGATATGCTCGGGGCTGAGGGCGGGTTTGTCCGCGCAGACGCAACGACCTCTTTGTGGGCGGTCAGTTCCAAAGCCAAACACCTCGAAACACTGTCGCGCGGCAAGCCAGTCGTCACTTTTGTGAACGGGAATATGTCGGGCGTCACCTACTATATGCACACGCCCGCCGAGACCACGGCGTTATGCGCGCAGTCCTTTGCCAACGGCGCCAACGTCTGGTACGGCATCCACGGCGACATCGAACACAACGCCTTTTCACCGGGCGCTAAGGCCTCGGCGAAATTCAACGAATTCGTCAACGCCCATCGGGACGTCTATCAAAAATCCGCCTGCGTGAGCGAAATTGCTCTGATGTGGTCGCAGGATACCGCAAACAATTATTCCTCCAGCATCGAGCAGTGCGATTTTATCGATGCCAAAGCCGCCGGATTCAAGGAGCGCGGCGACCATCTGACCGAGCTGATGGGTTTTTATGATATTCTGACTCGCGCGCATATCCAGTTCGACATCATCGACGAAGTAAAAGCCAAAGAGGATTTGAGCAAATATAAGCTCGTGATTTTGCCCGACTGCGCCTGCATGGACGACGAAACCGCCGCTGCGCTTGCAAAATTCGTTGAAAACGGCGGGGAAATCCTCTCGACTTTCGATACCGGTTTTTATAATGCCGACGGAAGTTATGCCAAGGCGCCGAAACTCGCAGCAGTGCAGGGCATTGCGGCAGTGAAAGAAATCGTTGCCGCGGAACTGCCGGGCATGGCCTATCAGCGGCCTAATGAGTCGCAGATATTCAAAGATGTCAACCTGACACTGATGCCGTCCCCGCAGCTGGCGGTGCGGTGTGAACTCGCCGGAGACGCAGTGACTCTCTCGACCGCGTTAGAACCGCTGATCAGCGTCTATATCGCGCTGCCCGAGACCGGATATCCCGGAATCGTCGAACATACCTGCGGAAAAGGCAGAAGCGTCTATATTTCCGGGGCGTTGGGAAAGGCCTATTCCGAGCGCTCGCTGCCTCCGTATGCGAAAATCGTCGAAAACATCGCCCGCAGAGCGGCGAAACCCGTATTTGAAACCGACGCGCCGAGATCGGTGGAAGCGGTTCTGCGCAGGCAGAAGAACGGGCGGTATATCCTGCATATGATCAACCTGACCGGTGAGATGATCCGGCCGATGACAAAGATTTTACCGCTGGAAAATATCAAGGTCACAGTCAAGATCAAAGGGGTCAAAACCGTCAAAGCCCTGCGCGGCGGGAAACTGCGCGATCTCGAGATCGGCGAAAAAAAGGTCTCGTTTTCACTGCCGAAACTGAACGACTTTGAGATTGTGGTGTTTGAACCGAAAAAGTGATTGAATCCGCCAAAAAACCCTGATATAATGGCAACGAAATCTCCGTATAACACGGAAGAAAGGAAGTAAATTCGAAAAATAAATTTTTCAAATCCGGAGTTTAATCTTATTGGCTGAACCCAATAAGATCAAACGTCCCAAAAACTATGAAAGAGTGGCTGTAACTATGGGTTTTATCGCATCGAAAAAATTGCAGGAAGAACGCAAAAAGGCGTTTAATAAAAAGTATGTCCCGATCATTTTGAAGTTGCTGCCCAAGGGCATTCCGAGTGCGCACAACAGAGAGGACGATCAGCCGGAAGTGCGTTCGTGGGGCTGGAATGCGCTGGTGCTGTTTGAAGAGGGTTATTATAAGGAAGCCAATCACATCATCCGGACTTCGCCGTATCATCACTGCGAATTTATGCCGATGCAGCTCACCGAGATGCTGGTGCGGTACGGCGATCATTTTGACGCCGACACCCGCAAAATCGCCGAGGATTATGTCAAGGGCGCTTTGGACTATGCGTCGAATCCCCGCATACACCCGACAATGTATAACGACAACTTCGGCAACATGGCGACTTTTACGCTGATCGTCGCGGGAGAGCTTTTCAATCTGCCCAAATATATCGAGATCGGTAAAAATAAACTCGATCAGACATGCGATCTGTTCCGTCGCTGCGGAACCATTATGGAATTCGGCAGCCCGGTCTATACCCCGCTCGACCTGTTTGTCTTCGCGCAGATGGCGAACTACATCAAGGATCCGGAATACCGCGCCAAGGCGCTGCAATGTGAGGAGCGGATGTGGGTCGAGGTCGTGACGCACTACCACGCACCGACCGGACTGCTGGCGGGACCTTATTCGCGCGCCTACAACTGCGACACCGTCGGACATCCCAACTGCATCGCCGCGCTCTGGTGGAAAGTATTCGGCGAAAAATCGTTTTTGAACGTGATGAATTACGGATTCGAACAGCTTGAAAAGCAAGTGGTGCATATTTCGGTCAACGCGCTCTGGCTGCCCAATGCCGCATGGTTTGTCAACACCACGTTTCATTTCCCGCGCCGATTGGAAAAAGTGGCGATGGAAAAGGTCTTCCCCTATCACGCCGAGTTTGCGGTCGAGTGCATTCCTGCCGATGCATTAGCTTATAATGAAGAAAACGAGCCGTTTTGCGCGTACGGCGGCCACCGCTCGACCAATGTCACTTATATGACGCCCGAATATTCCCTTGGCACCGCTTTGCAACAATATCACAGCGGCGCGATGTCCGAGTCGTTTTATGTGACTTATAAAAACTGCGCGGTCGCAAGCAAACTCGAGGATGTTGGTGTTATTTACAGCAAATACGTCTTCAACGACAAACAGCCGCAGCAGGAAAACATCTATGCCTATTACGGAAAGTGCGGCAAAGAGGGATTCCGCGACGAAGGCCGGAAATTCGGCATCCAATACGAAAACACCTCACTGATGGTCTATAAGCCGCTGCATTTGGAGCGCAGGCATGTTAAAAGCGCAAAACTGACCGTCTTTATCCCGGCGTATTTTTACGACGGATTTGAGATTTTAGCGGGTGGTAAAAAAGTCAAGACACTGCCGTATGCCTCGGTCGAGCCGGTCACGGTCTGCGTGAAAGCGTACAAATCGATGTTCGCGTTCAAGCCGCTTGTTTTGACCGATTTCGGCAGAGAAGCCGCGGTGAAAATCGAGAAAAAGAACGACCACATTCAGATTTCGTTTTATAACTACGAGGGTCCGGAACGCGAATTCGGCGATCTGGAACTGATCCATGCGCAGAACGGCTTTGTCTGCACCGCTGCGACCGCTGACGAATATCCCGACTTTGCGGCGTTTGCGAAATTCGCCGACAAAGGTAAAATTGCGGATGTGACGGAGGAGTCGGCCAAGATGGTCACCCGCCGCGTCAAGTATCAAAACGACGGCGTGGAGCTGTATTTCATCCACGATCCGCTGACCGAGGGTATCGTGACCGCGACGGCGAACAAAAAGCCGTTCGGGCGGCATATTCTCAAAGCCGACATGCTGGATTACAAGAAAATCCCGCTGCTGGAGGACTAAAATTGGCGACAAATCTCGTTGCACCGATCAGCTCGGAACAGATTGAAGCGATCATTAAAACATATTTTCCCGAAAGCAAGATTGAACATCTCGCCCGTTTAAAGGGCGGGATGTTCAATACGACTTTCAGGGTCGAACTTTCGGGGAATGAAGCACAGACAATCATTTTGCGGATCGGACCGCAGAACCGTACGCCGCTGCTCCGGTTTGAAAACGATTTGATGACGGGCGAGGCGTATGCTTATGACCTCTGCCGCAAAAACGGCGTGGACTGCCCCGAGATTTTAACGTTCGACCAAAGCCGCAGATTCGGGGATTTTTTATTTTTAATCGAAAAGTGCATTACGGGCAGTCCGCTCTCCGAACTGGAGAACGCTGATAAAAAGGCCTTTCACGAACAAGCCGGCAAACAGGTCAAACGCATTCATACCATGAAAAATGACGCCTTCGGGCGGGTTTCGGAGTTGGTAAAAGGGAAAGGGTTTTCATCGTGGAAAGCGTTTTTATACGACGAGTCGGACGATGTTTTAACCCGTTCGCTTGCAAATGGTGTGTTTGACAAAACGGAAGCGGAGGAACTGGAGAAAATTTATCGGCAATGCGACGCGCTGCTTTCGGAGATCACAACGCCCTATTTGGTCCATGCGGACCTGTGGGACGGCAATCTGCTGGTGGATAAAGAGACGGGGAAATTGACGCTCATCGACATGGATCGGGCGGT includes these proteins:
- a CDS encoding sialidase family protein, which encodes MDSRNIKNGFEIPREGYSDQPYLLKMPDGAWLMCITTGKGHEGQNGQHVVTARSFDRGKTWIDVADVESADNPESSYAVMHLTAYGRVYCFYNYNKDNLRYVLADDPPFPGGTWARADSQGYFVFKYSDDCGKTWSDKFYEIPIRKFAVDYANHYGGDIMLFWNVGKPFITHGGVAVSLYKIGRNGYQAFTNTEGVLLFSANLETEKDPEKLTWETLPDGDVGIRTPRDVSHVSEEHSYVVLSDGTIFVVFRTVSSYSYCAYSHDGGHTFTEPERMRYADGRFIHHPRAANFVWKCKNGKYLYWFHNNRYDDYSNRNPVWISGAVEYKAEDGMRLKFSQPEILLYDEDIHSIISYPDMIEDIPVESGESEYYISETQKYFARLHKIDKSLIEGLWAQFEDDVPADTGIPVEKSLPPIKPLGERAHFSDSFGTQNNEVAFALRFDFTVPEKDEILFSNMDDTGKGLKAVYNSATTRIEFTMGDGHCISRFDSEKNILKPGMSHNVAIIVDGGPHVIEFVIDGLLCMPDDRMFGFGRFNQYTQDINGKETLETGTCINNLKFYDGLLRISDAIRLQQAKL
- a CDS encoding GDSL-type esterase/lipase family protein translates to MSIIEKGGLVPEHKKIVFLGDSITDDGRYIAHIDYYLKKHLPDHIIELINLGLNSETASGLSEPDHPFPRPCIFDRIDRALEMTKPDWVVVCYGINDGIYYPYSEERMAAYQHGILNLIKKIKARGAKVIVMTPPILDVVSFGGPLLDENAEKFSWAQAYRNYNDVMKQYADWVMTDLRGVADRVVNIYGAMTAEYSAKRKDDPDLKMGDGIHPDLWGHWVIAKCLLGELFRLYPEYEPAYIKEETPAFGLVLKRHRLMSASWKEGVGHPHPDKAKNALPLDEAKAAAAELDKEIRKAIINEENDDRVEDWNGCVCRRFYYNGRVCTYIEPKQFAPGRPWVWRTEFLHAFESVDVELVRRGWALCYYRVSNLYGCPESVELMKGFHDEMVKRFGLSKTAVPFGFSRGGLYAVNYAAAYPQDVEAVYIDAPVLDLKSWPGGMGSGNSSPYELIDCMDVYGLDETGFRQFSQNPLDKAAVLAKAGIPIALVTGDADMSVPYDENGKLFDEKYRQAGGKILTIVKPGCAHHPHSLEDPAPVVDFLLKETGRN
- a CDS encoding beta-galactosidase trimerization domain-containing protein; the encoded protein is MMKWWEDEPRLISAVQCNYGADDNWLFDEYVSKSGFNTEQLLHLFAEGSISFYDEKKHGKKLDVYLKKAHAKGIREIVYYNTHCLKREMMAEHPDWMQLLKDGKPMLAYNIYAFSCVNSPWFDDFAKNIADLCRHDIDGLFLDGPVMREDGCYCPVCQRIFQEKFGKTVAEGTYLEHLQMRIDSVTEFVRKTYEIVKSVNPNVLLYLNNSALRRDYFGCSIRRVEPYLDMLGAEGGFVRADATTSLWAVSSKAKHLETLSRGKPVVTFVNGNMSGVTYYMHTPAETTALCAQSFANGANVWYGIHGDIEHNAFSPGAKASAKFNEFVNAHRDVYQKSACVSEIALMWSQDTANNYSSSIEQCDFIDAKAAGFKERGDHLTELMGFYDILTRAHIQFDIIDEVKAKEDLSKYKLVILPDCACMDDETAAALAKFVENGGEILSTFDTGFYNADGSYAKAPKLAAVQGIAAVKEIVAAELPGMAYQRPNESQIFKDVNLTLMPSPQLAVRCELAGDAVTLSTALEPLISVYIALPETGYPGIVEHTCGKGRSVYISGALGKAYSERSLPPYAKIVENIARRAAKPVFETDAPRSVEAVLRRQKNGRYILHMINLTGEMIRPMTKILPLENIKVTVKIKGVKTVKALRGGKLRDLEIGEKKVSFSLPKLNDFEIVVFEPKK
- a CDS encoding aminoglycoside phosphotransferase family protein, whose translation is MATNLVAPISSEQIEAIIKTYFPESKIEHLARLKGGMFNTTFRVELSGNEAQTIILRIGPQNRTPLLRFENDLMTGEAYAYDLCRKNGVDCPEILTFDQSRRFGDFLFLIEKCITGSPLSELENADKKAFHEQAGKQVKRIHTMKNDAFGRVSELVKGKGFSSWKAFLYDESDDVLTRSLANGVFDKTEAEELEKIYRQCDALLSEITTPYLVHADLWDGNLLVDKETGKLTLIDMDRAVFGDIDFEFASPWIIDEAFCAGYGIDKAEFERTERKIRRMLYRLHFAVLDTYIWKVEFNDEETHRKCKNGCKKALEELKTAIH